The Microcystis panniformis FACHB-1757 region TTTCTGGCTCTCTACCGATTACAGGGTCAATTTTGCCATTTTTGACCTCTTGGCTTAAATTACGACTATATTGGGCTAAAATACCGCCTTGGGGAGCATTTTTCTGGTCTTCATAGTCACTGCTTGCCGTGAAGCGACCACTAGCGACTTTTTCCCCAGCATTTTTCAGTAAAAGGGCGCGAAGTTTGATCAAATCAACACCCTGCATAATTAAAATTTTAGCGGCTAGGGATTCGGGATCGGTGGTGATAGCGAGTAATAGATGTTCAGGTGCGATCGCCTGTTCCCCCAATTGTCGAGCTTCCTGAAATGCTTGCTCGAACATCTTTTTCGCTTTCGGGGTAAAAGGGATATTAACGGGACTGTAACCCGTGCCGCGGCCAGTCATTCCTTCAATCACGCGGCGACTTTCGTGCAGGGTGACTTTTAAATCCTTGAGAATTAAGGCTGCGGCGGCGGTGGCTTCTCCTATCAATCCTAACAGTAAATGCTCCGTACCGACGACACTGTGACCGGTACGACGGGCTTCTTCTTGGGCGAACATCACCGCTTTGATAGCTTTTTGGTTAAAGTATTCAAACATGATCGACGGCTTCCTGGCTACTGGGCTTTACCTGTTACTGTAACGTTTTCTTTACATTAGCCGGAAGGGGGATATCCGTATCAGCAGGGTGGGTTAGGAGATAGGAGTGGGGAGTAGGGGCAATTCATCGAAAATTTGGGTCTGAAACCCCGTCGTTCTACGACGGCTTTACTGTTAAATACTAGCGCATTTACACGATATATTCTAGAATGTGAGGTATGGAAAAAGCCTATTATTACCGATTTTACCCCACACCCGAACAAGAGTCGCTATTGCGGCGCACTTTGGGCTGTGTAAGATTGGTTGACAATAAAGCTCTCCATCTCAGAACACAAGCTTGGTACGAAAGACAAGAAAGAGTAGGATATACTGAAACTTCTTCAATGCTAACCGATTGGAAAAAACAAGAAGAATTAGAGTTTTTAAACGAAGTTAGCTGTGTACCTTTACAACAAGGGTTAAGACACCTACAAACAGCTTTTACCAATTTCTTTGCTGGTCGTACTAAGTATCCTAACTTTAAGAAAAAACATCAGGGAGGAAGTGCCGAATTTACTAAGTCTGCTTTTAAATTTAAAGACAAACAAATCTATTTAGCTAAATGCACAGAACCTTTACCTATTCGATGGTCAAGACAAATACCAGAAAGCTGTGAACCAAGTACAGTAACAGTCAGATTACATCCTTCTGGACGTTGGCATATCTCAATTAGATTTGATGACCCAACAATTAAGCCATTACCAGTAACAGATAAAGCCATCGGAATTGACTTAGGAATTAGTAGCCTTGTGATTACCAGCGATGGCGATAAAGTGTCTAATCCCAAGCATTTTAAAAACCATTATCGGAGACTGCGAAGAGCAGCGAAAAATCTTTCTAGAAAACAGAAAGGGTCAAAAAATCGGGAAAAGGCAAAAATCAAAGTAGCAAGGATTCACGCTCAAATCACCGATAGTAGAAAAGACCATTTACATAAGCTAACCACTCAATTAGTTCGTGAAAACCAAACGATTGTGGTTGAGAATTTAGCCGTTAAGAATATGGTCAAAAACCCGAAATTATCTCAGGCAATATCTGATGTAAGCTGGGGAGAAATCACCCGACAATTAGCCTATAAATGCCGTTGGTATGGGAGAAATTACATCGAAATAGATAGATGGTTTCCTAGCTCTAAAAGATGTAGTAATTGCGGGTATATTGCTGAAAAAATGCCGTTAAATATTCGAGAATGGGACTGTCCAGACTGTGGGACTCACCATGACCGAGATATTAACGCGAGTAAAAATATTTTGGCCGCAGGGCTTGCGGTGTCAGTCTGTAGAGCGACCATAAGACCAGAACAGAGTAAATCTGTTCAGGCAGGTGCGGAACCCCGCAAGGGAAAGAAGCAGAAACCTAAATCGTGAGGTTTGGGAATCACCGTCCGTTTACGGCGGTGAGGATGTCAAGAATTTATCACTCTGATAACACTAGAGGACAAAGACAACAGAAGGTGGGGAGTAGGGGCAATTCATGAATTGCCCCTACTGGCGGGCGCATCGCACGGGTCATCTTTTACATCAGCCGAGGGGCGGCTTCTGTGATAGGCCGCCAATTGCGAATCGAGTTGCTCTGATGAGCTTCTGGTATTGCATTATGAACTGGAGGCGGCGTGAATTCTGCTTAAGGGAAAACGCTATGGCTCAAGTAGCGGTTAGCGAAATTTTGAACCCTATTACCGAATCTGACACACCGCGCCACAATCCCTCACGGAAGGCGATAGGTCGCCTGAGAAGCAGTAAAACAGGGGAAAATACCTGAAACTCTTTCCCCTGTGAATCCCTAAGCTAGGGAGAAGAATATAAAGATTTATTAAATTGTAACTTTTGCTACAGTTGTGGGGGTAGTGTGTATGCTTCCGCTATCTCCCTTTGGTGTTGGGTTGGGGTGTTGCTTTACCTAGCTACGAAGAAGCGATCGCACTACCCGCAATTTCAACAATGGCATGGGCAAGGATGCGCGAGTCTATCTCGATTCGATAGAAACACTACTAAAAAGATTAATATTCATTATGGGTTGGAGAAATTCACTTTTACTAACATTGTTGATTTTGGTTGTTGTCATTGGTCTTGACAAGATTACAGGAATTTCTATCATGGGTGGAGTTGTCTTAGTGACAGCACTTTGGGCAGCAATTGATTCCCATAGAATAGAACTTCATAAGTATAAAATTACAGGATCATTCGTACCATCATTTGGTAATTCATGGTCAGTTTTTTTGTTTGTATTTCTACTTTGGGTGTATTGTTTTCCTGCCTATTTGATTATTAGAGGAAAGATTCTTAAAGGAATTATACCTTTAAGAAACGAAGACGAATAAGGCTACCAATGAATCCAGACTAACTCCCCTCTCCTGCTCCCAGAGGGGTTGGGGGAGAGGTCAAATCATCAAACCATTATCTATCAACGAGTTGCTCATCGCCAAGAAATTTATAAAATTTTCCCTTAGTGCGATAACATGATCTTGTATGGTATTTTCTTCAAACGCAAACTAAAACCTTCCCAATCTACCGAAAAAGAAACCACAAAAGCTGGCTAAATTGTTTCTAAAAATACCATAAATGCCCCTTCATTCAGTAAAACTCGTAGGTTGGGTTGACCCAAGGAAACCCAACAACTTCCTGGAATATTTTCACAATCTTGGTTGGGTTTCGCCTTTTGAGCCGATTGGTAATACCTGCTCAATAATAATAGCTCAACCCAACCTACGGCTGTAACGTTTTCTTTACATTAGCCGGAAGGGGGATATCCGTATCAGCAGGGTGGGTTAGGAGACAGGAGTAGGGACTGGGGAGTTTTTTGCTGTGAACAGTAAACAGTAATCAATTACCTGAAAACTAAAATCTGATCAGTGATCACTGATAACTGATCACTGATCACTGTAATTAGGAATCAACTTGACTAAGAGAGGAACGTCTTTTAAAAGGCATTAGTTTTTTGATTAATTCAGGTGTAATTAAGCCTTGGGGATAAAAAATAGTTCCCAAAACAATTAAAATTCCAAAAATAATCAAACGACCATCGCGCAAGAAATTACCTAACCAAATTGGTAAACCATTCACGCCACCGAGGGCGCGTAAAACTTCGGGCAAAGCAGTTAAAACAATGCCTCCCACCACCGGCCCGACAAAAGTTCTTGAACCACCAATTAAAACGAAAGCCAAGAAAATAATACTGGCATCAAAAGTTCCCTGACGAGAATTCCAAGTATTGAGAAAATGGGCGCTTACCGCTCCCACAACTGCCGCTAAAACCGCCCCGAAAGTGAAGGATAAAACTTTGTGATAGGTGGGATTAATTCCCATGGACGCAGCGGCCAATTCATCGGCACGAATGGCATTAAATGCCCGACCAATTTTGATGTTTTCTAACCGGTAGAGAAACAGCATAGTTAGGAATAAGAGGGGCAAAGCCAGCCAAAGGTAGGCTAATTGAGTGGTGAAAGGTTGGGGAATGGCAAAAATACCGACCGCACCGCCGGTTATCTCGAGATTAAGGGCAATAATTCTCAAAATTTCTACCCAAGCGATCGTGGCAATAGCTAAATAAATACCTCGCAAACGGAGAACAGGAATACCTAAAACTATGGCTAATATTCCCGCAATAATGCCAGCAATTAACATTTCTAAAAAGACCAAAGCCAGGGGATAATTGCTACCGGTATTAGTAAAAACTTTCGTGGAAAGAATGGCAGCCACATAACCACCTAAAGCGTAAAAACCGGGGGTTGCTAAGGATAATTGACCGGCCATTAAGGGCAGATAAACTGAAAGGCCTAAGCTGGCTCCAAATATCATTGAAACAATTAAAAAACCATAGGTGTTAAAAAAGTCAGCCATGTTTTCGGTGAGCGGTTATGGGGTGTTTAAGTTAGGGGAGTCAATTAGCTAATTTTATCACCGTTCTCTCCCACCTCATTCTCCGGTAATTCTCGAAATTATCATGATTTTTTACTTGGCACTTTTCCTATATGGTAGCGTTAGCCACCTTAAAAGCAGATGGGATGATCGATGATGGGAAAAAGGTATCTTCCTTAACTTTGTCTGGGAAAAAATTCGGGGGAATTTATGAAACAGCAGCATTGGTTGGTTAACTCCGAAAACCGGTTAGTCGGACTCCTACGGCTGAATTTCCTGATAAAATCGCAGTAGCGGGCGCAAAAGTCCTATAAGCTGAGGATATCATCAGTTTTACCCCAGAAGCGATCGATCAGGTGCAGGCGATCGGTGAGGAACCAGTAATATGCTTTTAAACGTTTTCAATTCGATCCTCTCACTAATTAAGTAGCTGGTTATAATTAAATTAAAAATGGATTTTAGGTTCGATCCCCCCTGCCCCCCTTGATAAGGGGGGTGCCGATAGGCGGGGGGATCTGACAACTTTTAACGCCTACCTACTTAGGTTAGAGAAATGATAGATAAATGAGAGGATCATGAGATAAATATGAAAGTTTTTTGGGGAAAAATTAGTTAAGATAAGGGGAAATTATAAGGATAAACAAATATAGATGTTTACTTCACTCGAACTTTTCACCATTTCCTTTGTAGCCGTGGGATTAGCCGCCGATGCCGTGGCCGTTTCTCTGACCAGTGGCCTGATGATTCGTCATATTCATGTTAATAAGGCTTTGAAAATTGCTTTGTTTTTTGGGGGATTTCAAGCGATTATGCCGATGATCGGTTGGGGTATTGGTCTAACTTGTCGCGATTTCCTCGCCTCTTTTGACCACTGGATCGCTTTTATTATTTTAGGGGCGATCGGCAGTAAAATGATCTACGAAGCTGTTCAAAATGATGACGAGGAAAAAAAATTTAATCCTCTAGATTCCTATACTTTAATCGGATTAGCGATCGCTACTAGCATCGATGCTTTAGTAGTTGGTTTGGGTTTATCGATGATTAAAACTCCCTTACTTTTAGCTTGCACTGTCATCGGTTCTATTACCTTTGCTTTATGTTTTATAGCTGTTTTTATCGGGCATAAATTCGGTAATTTATTTAGCCAAAAGGTGGAAATTCTCGGCGGTTTAGTTTTAATATTAATCGGCAGTAAAATCCTTATTGAACATTTAATTGCCTAGATTATCTCCATTTTTCACTATCCTCCCTATTTTCCCCGACTGTTTCAACAGGGGAGTGGCTAATTCGGGATAACCGGCCTCAATTAAAGCCTGATCTCTGATGCGACAGGAATCGCATAAACCGCAGGGTTCAACTTCTCCTTGATAACAAGACCAAGTATCAGCAATGGGAACCCCTAAACTAACGGCACGACGGACGATATCTACCTTACTATCCATCACCAAAGGGGCAATTAATTGGGGTGCTTTCCCTTCTAAACCCGCTTTCGATGATAAATTAGCTAAAGTTTGAAAGGCCTCTAAATACTGGGGACGACAATCGGGATAACCGGAATAATCCACCGCATTAATTCCTAAATATATCGCCTCCGCTTCCCTTGCTTCTGCTAAAGAAAGAGCGATCGAAATAAAAACTGTATTTCTCCCCGGCACATAGGTAATCGGGATAATATTCGGGTTAATTCCCTCTTGGGGAATAGCAATAGATTGATCCGTTAAAGCGGAACCTCCCCACAAAGATAGATTGACTTCGATCAGATGATGTTCTTTAATATCGAGGAAATTAGCAATTTTTTTCGCCGCTGCTAATTCCCGCTCGTGTCTTTGTCCATAACGAAAGGAAAGGGCGATTAATTGATAACCAGCAGCTAAAGCGATCGCTGCTGTTGTCGCTGAATCTAATCCCCCAGAAAGTAAAATAATCGCCTTT contains the following coding sequences:
- a CDS encoding branched-chain amino acid ABC transporter permease; its protein translation is MADFFNTYGFLIVSMIFGASLGLSVYLPLMAGQLSLATPGFYALGGYVAAILSTKVFTNTGSNYPLALVFLEMLIAGIIAGILAIVLGIPVLRLRGIYLAIATIAWVEILRIIALNLEITGGAVGIFAIPQPFTTQLAYLWLALPLLFLTMLFLYRLENIKIGRAFNAIRADELAAASMGINPTYHKVLSFTFGAVLAAVVGAVSAHFLNTWNSRQGTFDASIIFLAFVLIGGSRTFVGPVVGGIVLTALPEVLRALGGVNGLPIWLGNFLRDGRLIIFGILIVLGTIFYPQGLITPELIKKLMPFKRRSSLSQVDS
- the queC gene encoding 7-cyano-7-deazaguanine synthase QueC, giving the protein MTKKAIILLSGGLDSATTAAIALAAGYQLIALSFRYGQRHERELAAAKKIANFLDIKEHHLIEVNLSLWGGSALTDQSIAIPQEGINPNIIPITYVPGRNTVFISIALSLAEAREAEAIYLGINAVDYSGYPDCRPQYLEAFQTLANLSSKAGLEGKAPQLIAPLVMDSKVDIVRRAVSLGVPIADTWSCYQGEVEPCGLCDSCRIRDQALIEAGYPELATPLLKQSGKIGRIVKNGDNLGN
- a CDS encoding manganese efflux pump MntP, translated to MFTSLELFTISFVAVGLAADAVAVSLTSGLMIRHIHVNKALKIALFFGGFQAIMPMIGWGIGLTCRDFLASFDHWIAFIILGAIGSKMIYEAVQNDDEEKKFNPLDSYTLIGLAIATSIDALVVGLGLSMIKTPLLLACTVIGSITFALCFIAVFIGHKFGNLFSQKVEILGGLVLILIGSKILIEHLIA
- a CDS encoding RNA-guided endonuclease InsQ/TnpB family protein → MEKAYYYRFYPTPEQESLLRRTLGCVRLVDNKALHLRTQAWYERQERVGYTETSSMLTDWKKQEELEFLNEVSCVPLQQGLRHLQTAFTNFFAGRTKYPNFKKKHQGGSAEFTKSAFKFKDKQIYLAKCTEPLPIRWSRQIPESCEPSTVTVRLHPSGRWHISIRFDDPTIKPLPVTDKAIGIDLGISSLVITSDGDKVSNPKHFKNHYRRLRRAAKNLSRKQKGSKNREKAKIKVARIHAQITDSRKDHLHKLTTQLVRENQTIVVENLAVKNMVKNPKLSQAISDVSWGEITRQLAYKCRWYGRNYIEIDRWFPSSKRCSNCGYIAEKMPLNIREWDCPDCGTHHDRDINASKNILAAGLAVSVCRATIRPEQSKSVQAGAEPRKGKKQKPKS